The proteins below are encoded in one region of Chrysemys picta bellii isolate R12L10 chromosome 4, ASM1138683v2, whole genome shotgun sequence:
- the NGB gene encoding neuroglobin has product MESGRLSSTQQALIRESWQKVSSNLLQHGIVLFTRLFDLDPDLLPLFQYNCKKFSSPQECLSSPEFLDHIRKVMLVIDAAVTHLENLSSLEEYLSNLGKKHQTVGVKVDSFSAVGESLLFMLEKCLGTAFSPDVREAWTRLYGSVVKAMSSGWDARKEGE; this is encoded by the exons ATGGAGAGTGGAAGATTATCCAGCACACAACAGGCGCTGATCCGGGAGAGCTGGCAGAAAGTGAGTAGCAACCTCCTGCAGCATGGCATCGTCTTGTTTACCAG GTTGTTTGATCTGGACCCTGACTTGTTACCCCTCTTTCAGTACAATTGCAAAAAGTTCTCCAGCCCTCAGGAGTGCCTCTCATCGCCCGAGTTCCTGGATCACATTAGGAAG GTGATGCTGGTGATAGATGCTGCTGTGACCCACCTGGAGAACTTGTCCTCTCTGGAAGAATATCTCTCCAACTTGGGCAAGAAACACCAGACAGTTGGTGTGAAGGTGGATTCTTTCTCG GCAGTGGGAGAGTCCTTGCTGTTCATGCTGGAGAAATGCCTCGGTACTGCCTTCAGCCCGGACGTACGAGAGGCTTGGACCAGGCTGTATGGTTCCGTGGTGAAAGCCATGAGCAGTGGCTGGGATGCACGTAAAGAGGGGGAATAG